The genomic DNA ATTTAATACTCCTTGTGCAGATTAAGTGCTTTTCCCTGTGGAATATCAATACATGGAGGTGGTTTGAGAGACAGACAACTGATGTCAAAAGAGCATGCTGTTATTGATGTGTTGACTGATGAATGCCTCGTAGAAAACTTTATTATTTGCTACAGTTTTCTACCTTGCCTGACTTTTCAAAGCTCTTAAGCTGTTCATAGCAAATCCTGCTTGTTGGACAAAGcatgaaaaaatgtctttgtttACAGGCATAGTGTGGGTGCTGGCTCTCATTGTTGGGTCGCCCATGTGGTACGTGCAGCGCCTTGAGGTAAGTTAGGTCAGATGGGGGTTTGCTTATTGAACTCAGTCCTTGCTGCATATTCCTCTACCTTTAGGTGAAATTGAATCAACTCCTGTGAAATTAGAGGGGGATAAGGGAGGGAGGTGGAGCTTTGGTTCTGTATGCCAgcctgggaaaggctgaggaTGAGAGCTTGCATGTACTAGTATGGGACTAGTCATGGCTGCTCTCCCTAATTACATCAAAGAAGAGTTAATTACATCTGTGACTTCCACTGTGGATTTCTTTTGCACTGGCACACAGGAATAGAGGGCTTAGATTGTTGTTTCAGGATGACACAATGCTCCCCAACATCTGGAAGAGCTGTGCTTAGTTCAGAATTAATTAGCTGCTCATTATAGTTGATGAGTTACCACACACGTTTGGAGGTTAGGCAGAAGACTTAGCAGAATCTGCTGCTTGTGAATCTGAATGTTgataattttcttgttttctcaaGTGGCTAATGTGAGGTTTCCATACATCCATCTTTACTTGCAAAGCATGTAGCCAAGGTCTCCTTTGAAGTCCAAATCagagcatctccctgcctctTTTTGTCAATTTGGATTGAACCAAGTATCTGATTGGACAAGTGCTCGAAAGACTTTTGTCACTCTGAAAAATCTGTTGAATTTTGGTTGTTCCATTAAGAGCAAGGAATATCTGAATGTGCTTGGGATTTACACTTGGAATAAAACACCTTGTTGATTCATCTTCTTTGCATTTGTTACAGGTTAAATATGACTTTCTATATGAAAAAGTGCATGTTTGTTGCTTGGAAGAATGGGCCAGTCCCATTTATCAGAAGATCTATACGACCTTTATTCTTGTCATACTCTTCCTTCTGCCTCTGATGCTGATGCTCTTTCTGTACACTAAAATTGGCTATGAACTCTGGATTAAGAAACGAGTGGGAGACGCTTCAGTTCTTCAAACCATTCACGGGAGTGAAATGTCTAAAATATCAAGGTTTGTAAGCAAAATGCACTTGGAACTTTGACTTCTAGGAAGCTTTATTCCTgacttttttattattccttctGAATAGAGTTGAAAATGCCTTGCAAGACATGCTACTGTCATGCTGCAAAGTGCTCTGCTGTcccaaaaaagagaaatcaagtGCTAGATTTATACGATgatgcattttttctttccaagggGATTGTGTACTTCTGAGCTTTCCTTGAGGGTTTTATTTGAATCTACAGCCATCAGAACACAGTCACAGATGTAACTTGAAGAGAGATATGTAACTGCCAGCCAGTTCCCAGTGACTCAGTGTGGAATTCTTGGTGCAATTTCAGGAAGAAGAAGCGAGCAATTGTTATGATGGTGACAGTGGTGTTTCTCTTTGCAGTCTGTTGGGCCCCTTTCCATGTGATTCACATGATGATGGAGTACAGTGAGTACCTGCCATATCTCATAGAATGAAGTctggagttttggggtttttattagTTAATGGGACTTCAGATTGTGAAAATCTAATGATGCTACAGCATTCAGCTCTGAAATACCTTCAGATAGCAAAGGTTGATGTCCTGCTTTAAGGAAAACCAGGAGTGTTAGAGGGGTGAGCCTGTCTGTGTAGATGCTTTTTCTTACCATGTCTGTTATGTTGCCCTCATTTGCTGAAAGGCCAAAAGGGCTTGGCTGGAAGGTAAAAGTTATTTCTGAGCATAAAACATCTTGaagtttttaattatatttaatttaacttaacTGTTTTGAGTTAcacttaaaatgaaatatttatccCTTTTATTGTGGTAGGCATATTGGAAATATAAATACTGGACATCACAGTGATGATATCCAATTAATCCAGCTGGAGCTTTTCAGTGTTCTCTGCTGAAAACTGGCTTGGAAAGGCCCTTAATGCTTTTGTGTTGGCTTTTTTGCTATTTGCCTTATTCTCTGGGGTCTTGCACTGTTCATCTCCCACCTCCTCCATGGATACTGGAGCAGCCTATGAGCAGGAACAAGAGGAATTTTTCACTAGTTGTACTCTACTTGCTAAAGGCAAGTAGCGTTCCTTTGTCTTCTGACACAAAAAAGATTCTAGCAGATAAATCAATAGTTCAGCCAGTCAGCTTTTTTGGCtcataaattttctttcttttgattCTGTTACTGTCTACATACAAAGCAGGACTGTGTGATAGATCTTGATTTTATCTTGTTGAGAAAACTCAATTACTAATGTTAAGAGCTTCCAGCATGGGTTTTTGttgattttaaacaaaaacatctAATGCCAAACTGGATATAAACAGACTAAGTAGTAAGCATTTATGACCTTCTTTACTTAGAACatatttctcttcttctctgcaGGTAATTTTGAGAAGGAGTATGATGATGTGACAATCAAAATGATTTTTGCAATTGTCCAGATAATAGGATTCTTCAATTCTATTTGTAACCCTATTGTGTATGCTTTCATGAATGAGAACTTCAAGAAAAATTTTCTGTCTGCCCTCTGCTTCTGCGTTATGAAAGACAACACATCCCCAAGCAGGCAGCTTGGGAACTCAGGAATGACCATGAGGAGGAAAAAGCCAAGTGCATCTCAGAAAAATCCCACGGATTCGGACgaaggcaggagggaggcaTTCAGTGATGGCAACATCGAGGTCAAGTTCTGTGATCAGCCAGCTTCCAAAAGGAATTTGAAAAGGCACCTGGTCCTGTTCAGCTCTGAGCTTACTGTGCACTCTGCAGTAGGAAATGGACAGTAGCGTCACAAGGGGGTTGGGaatggagatgttgctctcttTATGTTCATCTCAATAAGCCATTTAAAAGAGTTTGCTGCTTTGCATGCCGAAATGAGGGGGGAAGATGATGTGTGGACTCTAATAATGTTGGGATAGTGACTGagaaaatgtaatatttattttataattatgaGGAGTAAGACTTTGGAAATGAACATTACTGTGtgatttccaggagaaaaaaattgcttcctgACTTAATGTAGGGCTTGTTTGCCCTCTACTTTAGATAAACCAAACAACTGCTGCTTGCTCCATTTATTGTGTGTCTGGACTGTGCACAGCTGAATGCATGGAGACAGGAACTATGGAGAGCATGTGCACCTTTTTGGGACAGCTGACATGGGGATGACATTGTAAGATCTACTTTCTGCATCTTTGAGGACAGAGCAGCTTCAGAGCTGAGTTCAGGAAAGATGGAGACTGAAATGCAGTtccattttagaaaaaaaagggaatatgAAAGAGTTATCCAGAACATGACTCTGAAGAGGTTTAAGGTTTAAACATTACGTGCATGTTCAGATTTGTTACCAGGAAGCATATTAGTCAATGCATGCATAATTACTGTGCTGTTTACAGGTTCATTCCTGGGTACAAATTTCAATGCCATTTTGCTGCCCTGCAAACTGCATTGTTCTGCTGGAAAATGGAGAGGCTGGAAAAGTGCTGTACAAGAGAGTGCAGATGCAGGAGGTGTGGTCTGTAGAGTAAAACTGCACTGAACTTCCAGTCATGC from Ammospiza nelsoni isolate bAmmNel1 chromosome 4, bAmmNel1.pri, whole genome shotgun sequence includes the following:
- the QRFPR gene encoding pyroglutamylated RF-amide peptide receptor translates to MRSLNITPEQFAQLLRDNNVTREQFIALYGLQPLVYIPELPGRTKIAFVLICVLIFALALFGNCLVLYVVTRSKAMRTVTNIFICSLALSDLFIAFFCVPFTMLQNISSNWLGGAFACKMVPFVQSTAIVTEILTMTCIAVERHQGIVHPLKMKWQYTNKRAFTMLGIVWVLALIVGSPMWYVQRLEVKYDFLYEKVHVCCLEEWASPIYQKIYTTFILVILFLLPLMLMLFLYTKIGYELWIKKRVGDASVLQTIHGSEMSKISRKKKRAIVMMVTVVFLFAVCWAPFHVIHMMMEYSNFEKEYDDVTIKMIFAIVQIIGFFNSICNPIVYAFMNENFKKNFLSALCFCVMKDNTSPSRQLGNSGMTMRRKKPSASQKNPTDSDEGRREAFSDGNIEVKFCDQPASKRNLKRHLVLFSSELTVHSAVGNGQ